In a single window of the Ignavibacteria bacterium genome:
- a CDS encoding thiamine phosphate synthase, translating into MHRKIISLSKCGIKAVQLRQKHSTTGEVLELAKKLMRNVDGKVTKIIINDRFDIALLAGLGGVHAVTNGIPAGYIKKFCKSMISGKSVHSLAEALQAEKDGFDYVLFGPVYRTPSKVKFGKPQGLEKLRIVCSKVSIPVIAVGGINPIRAEKCLKAGAYGVAAISDLFYSQNIKGNISHYKKVLGEL; encoded by the coding sequence TTGCACAGGAAAATTATTTCGCTTTCTAAGTGCGGCATTAAAGCTGTGCAGCTTCGCCAAAAACATTCCACAACCGGCGAGGTCCTTGAGCTGGCAAAAAAACTAATGCGGAACGTGGATGGGAAAGTTACTAAAATAATTATTAATGATAGATTTGATATAGCATTGCTTGCAGGTCTCGGCGGCGTTCACGCAGTAACTAACGGCATCCCTGCCGGATATATCAAAAAATTCTGCAAAAGTATGATATCAGGAAAAAGTGTGCATTCCCTTGCAGAAGCTTTGCAGGCAGAAAAAGATGGATTTGATTACGTACTGTTCGGCCCGGTTTACAGGACTCCCTCAAAAGTAAAATTCGGTAAGCCGCAGGGTTTGGAAAAGTTAAGGATTGTGTGCAGTAAAGTTTCAATCCCTGTTATTGCTGTAGGTGGAATAAATCCCATTCGGGCTGAAAAATGCCTTAAAGCCGGAGCGTATGGTGTTGCTGCAATAAGCGATCTTTTTTATTCGCAAAATATTAAAGGAAATATATCGCATTACAAAAAAGTATTAGGAGAGTTGTAA
- the thiE gene encoding thiamine phosphate synthase encodes MKKIGRLCLITDTVIQNKYSHIQIAKMAIKGGADIIQLRDKSLPTGELINIAKKILKLCREHKVLFIVNDRTDIAMASDADGVHLGKEDIPVKDARKLLGSRKIIGGTAHSIKEALLRQKEGADYIGFGHIYPTKTKYKPEKAKGVKLLTEVVKKIKIPVIAIGGISPANIEDVLTSNVHGIAVIGSVLNSKDPVKVLRELKKKLI; translated from the coding sequence ATGAAAAAGATCGGCAGATTATGCCTGATAACTGATACAGTGATTCAGAATAAATATTCACATATTCAGATTGCAAAAATGGCAATTAAAGGCGGGGCGGATATAATTCAGCTTCGCGATAAATCACTGCCAACAGGTGAGCTGATAAATATTGCAAAAAAAATATTGAAGCTTTGCAGGGAACATAAAGTTCTGTTTATAGTTAATGACAGAACAGATATAGCAATGGCTTCAGATGCTGACGGTGTTCATTTAGGCAAGGAAGATATCCCGGTAAAAGATGCCCGAAAGCTTCTGGGCAGCAGAAAAATAATAGGAGGTACAGCGCATTCAATAAAGGAAGCACTATTACGTCAAAAAGAAGGAGCAGATTATATAGGCTTTGGTCATATATATCCCACTAAAACCAAATATAAACCTGAAAAAGCCAAAGGTGTAAAATTGCTTACTGAAGTAGTGAAAAAAATAAAGATACCGGTGATAGCCATCGGGGGAATTTCACCCGCTAATATTGAGGATGTATTAACTTCAAATGTTCATGGAATTGCAGTTATCGGTTCTGTGCTTAATTCAAAAGACCCTGTAAAAGTATTAAGGGAATTAAAAAAGAAATTAATTTAG
- a CDS encoding thiazole synthase has protein sequence MSNLTIAGKEFKSRLIVGTSRYPDPHTMLQSLEASGTDFITVSIRRLNLKSADGQESIMNMIDRNKYWILPNTAGCFTAKEAVLTAQLAREALETNWVKLEVIGDDETLFPDVTELLKAAEQLLADDFIVLPYCNDDPITCRKLADMGCAAVMPLGAPIGSGMGIRNPYNIQIIRDLIDIPVIVDAGVGTASDAALAMELGVDGILMNTAIAGAEHPVKMAQAMKLAIEAGRLAFEAGRIPKRLYAKASSPLEGLINS, from the coding sequence ATGAGTAACCTAACAATAGCGGGAAAAGAGTTTAAATCACGATTAATAGTGGGTACTTCACGTTACCCTGATCCGCATACAATGCTTCAGTCACTCGAAGCAAGCGGAACGGATTTTATTACAGTTTCAATACGCAGGCTTAATTTAAAAAGCGCTGACGGACAGGAAAGCATCATGAATATGATTGACAGAAACAAATACTGGATACTGCCAAATACTGCCGGCTGTTTTACAGCTAAGGAAGCTGTGCTCACAGCGCAGCTTGCGCGCGAAGCGCTGGAAACTAACTGGGTTAAGCTTGAAGTAATTGGTGATGATGAAACATTATTCCCTGATGTTACAGAGCTGTTGAAAGCTGCAGAGCAGCTTCTTGCGGATGATTTTATTGTGCTGCCATACTGCAACGATGACCCGATAACTTGCCGCAAGCTGGCAGATATGGGATGCGCGGCTGTAATGCCCCTTGGCGCTCCTATTGGCAGCGGAATGGGCATACGCAATCCGTATAATATTCAAATTATCCGTGATCTGATTGATATACCTGTCATTGTGGATGCCGGTGTGGGTACAGCAAGCGATGCTGCGCTTGCTATGGAGCTTGGTGTAGACGGAATCCTTATGAATACAGCAATTGCCGGGGCTGAACACCCGGTTAAAATGGCACAAGCTATGAAACTCGCAATCGAAGCCGGCAGGCTCGCATTTGAGGCAGGCAGAATTCCGAAAAGACTTTACGCAAAAGCGTCAAGCCCGCTGGAAGGGTTAATTAATTCCTGA
- the thiO gene encoding glycine oxidase ThiO, whose amino-acid sequence MSNTIIIGGGIIGLSLGWQLAKKGINVEILERHIAGRSASWAAAGMLAPQAEMGFEDIELFYLCRKSLDMYPRFVEELYADSGIKVELEKTGCILPGFDRDDAERLRRLYDFREKIGMPVLWLTGSEAREIEPFLSPRCTGAIWIEDDAQINNRLLLDALKTAFQKCGGKLYEEHNVENINITNGKIEGVSVHGKDLKFENIIVAGGAWSKQIPGLPENLQPPVRPVKGQIINLRLNDSCRVTKVVRAPDVYLLPKSDGRLILGASVEEQGYDTDPTAGEIFRLLERGWEAVPSIYDLSIESIDVGLRPGSRDHMPIIGDSEIEGLYFATGHYRNGILLTPVTAFELSDWIASGKKSEALSGFGIERFYKETV is encoded by the coding sequence TCTCTAGGATGGCAGCTCGCCAAAAAGGGAATTAACGTAGAAATACTTGAGCGCCATATAGCCGGAAGAAGCGCCAGCTGGGCTGCTGCAGGTATGCTTGCTCCGCAGGCAGAAATGGGTTTTGAAGATATAGAACTGTTTTATCTTTGCCGTAAAAGCCTGGATATGTACCCCCGTTTTGTTGAAGAATTATATGCCGATAGCGGTATTAAAGTTGAGCTTGAAAAAACAGGATGCATTCTTCCCGGATTTGACAGGGATGATGCTGAAAGGCTTCGCAGGCTGTATGACTTCCGCGAAAAGATAGGTATGCCGGTACTCTGGCTAACAGGCAGCGAAGCCAGAGAAATTGAGCCATTCCTCTCACCGCGCTGTACCGGCGCTATATGGATTGAAGATGACGCTCAAATAAATAACCGGTTATTGCTTGATGCTCTTAAGACCGCGTTCCAAAAATGCGGCGGCAAATTATATGAAGAGCATAATGTAGAAAATATTAATATCACAAACGGCAAAATTGAAGGAGTCAGTGTTCACGGCAAGGACCTGAAGTTTGAAAATATAATTGTTGCAGGCGGTGCTTGGTCAAAACAGATCCCGGGATTACCGGAAAATCTGCAGCCGCCTGTTAGGCCTGTTAAAGGGCAGATCATAAATTTGAGATTGAACGATTCATGCCGTGTAACAAAAGTTGTCAGAGCTCCTGATGTATACCTGCTGCCTAAAAGTGACGGGCGGCTTATTCTGGGCGCCAGTGTTGAAGAGCAGGGATATGATACCGATCCGACTGCAGGAGAAATTTTCCGGCTGCTTGAAAGAGGCTGGGAAGCAGTGCCTTCAATTTATGACCTTTCAATTGAATCAATAGATGTTGGGTTAAGACCCGGCAGCCGTGACCATATGCCGATTATAGGCGATTCAGAAATAGAAGGCTTGTATTTTGCCACAGGTCATTACCGCAACGGAATATTATTAACACCAGTGACAGCTTTTGAACTAAGTGATTGGATAGCTTCCGGCAAAAAAAGCGAAGCATTGAGTGGTTTCGGGATTGAAAGATTTTACAAAGAAACTGTATAA
- the thiS gene encoding sulfur carrier protein ThiS: protein MNIKINGEVLELEGKMNLSDFVALRLNGKEPRGIAVAVNDMIIPKSKWNETMLNENDSIEIVHAVQGG, encoded by the coding sequence ATGAATATTAAGATAAATGGCGAAGTTCTGGAACTTGAGGGAAAAATGAATTTAAGTGATTTTGTTGCTTTGAGGTTAAACGGAAAAGAGCCACGCGGAATAGCCGTAGCTGTAAATGATATGATCATTCCAAAGAGTAAATGGAATGAAACTATGCTGAATGAAAATGATAGTATTGAGATAGTACATGCTGTACAGGGCGGGTAG